In Setaria italica strain Yugu1 chromosome IX, Setaria_italica_v2.0, whole genome shotgun sequence, the genomic stretch TCTCCAGCATCTCTTTCTTGTACTACATAGGCTATCTGAGAGCAAAATAACATCATAATAGATGGGAAAATTGCCTCGGGCAAGCTGAGGCTGAATCGAATGAAAGTAGCTACCGAGAAGAAAACTCCACCCGCACCATCCAATCCAAGCCCCAATCTTCATGATACGCACAACCTTAAACGGTGTACCGTCCACCTCTGCTCGGCTTATCTCTTCTAGAGTCATCCTGCATATGAGAGGCGTAGAGTTGGGAGTCATCTCAGTGCACATACTTTGATATTTTCTCAGAAGTGTTTTAACAAATAAAGATGCTATGTGGGGTGAAAATGGAAGAATCTGAAGCCTGAAGGCATACATGGAAAGTGTAGGTGATCTTGTCATTGTAGTCGATGACATCCTTCCATTTCTTTCCAATGTTCACCTGTACAATAAAGGGAACGGGTCAACACACAACAACACAATAATATTATCTGGATTAGTAAAAGGCATTGGAAAACTTCAAAGGTTGCGGCATGGGATGCTGGGGGGATCCATGAGATAACAATGGCCAACAGAAGATGACTAGGGAGGAAATCCAGAATTACACAATGATCACTTAGAAAAGGTTTATGTGCCTGTTTATTCCTACTTTGTTGAATGCATAGAGGATATAATATATAAACAGTACCCACAAATACAACATGTACATTTTCATACAGAATcataataaagaaaataaataaccaCTTTCATGCAACATCACATGCTGTTGCCCACTCAATAAGCTGTTTGTATCCCTGCACAACCAAATAACATGCACCAAAACTCCTAGCAAACTACATATTCTCTTGCAGAGGGAGATGATTTAGGGTATGTGcccttgtttgtgaagaaagCAGTTTTGAAGCTTCATCATAACAAAATATTGAGTACTGTAGAACATCTTTCCAACCAAAATCAACCTTACAAATGCATTCAAACAAGATATGGAACCTTTGAAGAGAACTATAATGATAATATAAAACTTCTGCAATAACTAGCTACCATGCCATGGTATTGATAGCACAAAAACTTCTACCATAACTGAACCCGACTAAGGAAGCAGGAGGAACTAGATATATAGAGATGTATTAGAGGGCAGCATAGCAGCTACGGATTTGCACAGCTTGTTGACAACATTGGCAGGAAGAAAACATGAACTACATAAACCTAGTTCACCCCTTCATTAAAGATACGGACCAAAACTCTATGGTGTTAAGAAAATATCAGTATCAAAACTGATGATTGAATTAGTATGAATTCCAAAACCAACCTGGACAGCTTCATTGCTGGCAGTCCTAGTCCATAATGCGAGCTTATCCCCTCTCTGACGGACACTAGCAACAATTCCACAGATGTCGTCGGTTTCATCAAACTGCTCTCCAATAAGAGCCATCAACTGCATGTTCAAATAGATAAGCACTCCTTCAATAGATACTTCTCAGGTAAGATCAAGCTGATCTATGGAAGAACTTCCTAGCACCTGAACAATTGAAATAAGATTAAGAAAGATGTACCGTTTCAAGCCACATGGTCTCAAAGGTTGCCTTTCTGTTGCATGGGACAGTCCACTTGCCACCATTTGCACACTCCGGGTCCTCCCATTTTGGCTCCACTCCAGCCTTGAATAGGTGAAAATCCGCATTCCCACTCAACTTGCTTGGGCGGAAAATCTGATCGTACAAGCTACAGCAAGAAAGAAGAGATTTATAAGTACACAGATTCCAGGCAACCAAATTAATAGGTATCTAGGGTAAAATAGCGATATAAATAGAAGTTTAACATTACATAGATAGAAGTTTAACATTACATAGATAGAAGTTTAACATTACATAAATAGAAGTTGCTGTGTAAGTACTACCCATAGATATTGCTAATTAGTTAAGGCTAAAACTAAAGAGTAATGTTAACTCTTTCTATATGTGACAAGGGTCTAATGAAAGCCAGCAAGTATCTTATGATACCTTTTACTAATGAAACGGTGACATCAACAGAAGCAAACTAGAGAAGAGAGTCATTCTCTATATCCAACATGCCAATATGCTCAAACTAGGATTAACATAGTAGAATTATCAACATTTTATTCATTATAGTTCACCGTGGAAATTTTAACTGACATACCAACTCATTAACTACAAGGATAAATCTCCCCGCTCTGATAGATATTGTCCAACCTCCACTGCAAATATACTTCATCACTCGCTATATTAACAACTCTAGCACCACATCATCACTAAAAACGGGACAGCTTAGGTGAAAAATCAGCCAAGCACAATCAGCACTCAGGCAACTAATCCGACACAGACAGCAGATAATAATATCAGGAACAGACAACAAACAGATTTATTATCATCTAATCGTTTCAGATTTCCTCGGCGCTAAGGCAACCTAGAACCCAATCTACCCAGCAGATAATTCCCACCGCCATATGACCACCTATATCACACACAAAAACAGATGAACAGGAACTACCACGGCATCCAGATCAGATCCGAGCGGTACGGATCCGGAAGGGGCGTGATAGAAGAGGGgaggcgcccgcggcggcgtccacgTACCTCCAGAACTCCTCGACGGTGTCGAAGGTGTAGGCCTTCTTGAGGGAGGTGCCCCACGCAGCGCCGGGCTTGGGCTTCGACTGGATGTCGTACCAGAAGGTCCACTGCCGGTGCAGCTTGTGCGGCCccttcgcctccgccgcggcgccgccctcggtcgccgccacctccggGGTCGTCGCCGCCACAGCCGCCGGCGCAGTCTCAACCTCCGCCatgtcgcgccgccgccgccgccgccgccgcttttcGAGGGTTttttggggggagggggggaggggtggGGAGAGAAGAGATACGAGAgaggagagatagagagaggtGTTGCGGCTCTGTCGAGAGACGTGAAGGAATACGGAAGAAGGCTTCGGGCCTTTTGGGGAGTGTGAGAGTCGGCCGGCGTGTGGTGGGTGGGTTGCAGAGGCGTGCGCGTTTTTGACCGGGCTCCGGCCCAGTTTACGTTGAATTGCATCGAACATTTTCTTCAGCTCGCTTACAGCTTCATGCTAGGGATTACACAGGGAGTCGATTCCCTAAAAAATGCGCCTGAGCAACAGTTAACCGACATGAATACAGAAAACATCACATACACTGAATGCTGGGAGCATAAGTTCCATGACAGAGAATACAACACGCACACTGGAAGGTACTTGAAATTCGAACAGAAAGCAATGTGGCGTTAAAAACCATTATAGGGTTATTACCAAATTACAGCAATACTTTTACAAGAGATGTACAGAACCTTTTCATGACCTCAAATTGTCATGCAGGTGGACAATTACCACTCGTTGGGTAACTGGTTACAGTGACCCCATCTGTGTAGTATCACCTAAAATATTATACACCCTAGCTTAAAATTGCCAAGGCTCATACTTGAGCTTTTGCTATTGCCGTTCAATTTTCAATGGACGACAAAAGGAAAAGTACAGGGGTATGAGAACATATCAATTTTCCTAAAACGAGAAGAATGGGCACCATCTATGTATCGTGCTTGAGTATCAAAAGGCCCTATTCAAGCTAAGTTTCTTGTGGTTGAACAAAACGGTGGTTGCactgtatattttttttatgtgctGACTTTCTCCTGGTCCTCAGAAAACTGCAAGTGTTGTATCCTGTATGGTTACAAATCATGGAAGAGACGCCTAATTTGTTCAACAGTGGCAGGCATCAGCGTGACAGGACACCTTTTATGCTGTAGCACAAGACAATGCCATATAAGCTGATGATGGACAGACAATGTGGCTGAAATATATTATATCTGTATCTGATATGGTAGAACCCACCTGAGAGACGGACTTGAATATGCAACTGTAGCAAAAAACAAAACCAGAAACAGAGAGAACAGAGGGGTTGGCGCGCTTCTGGCAGCACAGGGGGCACAGTGTCTTGTCAGATGGCAAGGGAATCCCATCTTTGGCAACCTAATAAAAATGTTGCAGACCCATATGAGTTTGTAATCATGAACTAAGATTTCGTTATTTAACAGTTCAACACAAAATATATGGACTATAGAG encodes the following:
- the LOC106804498 gene encoding eukaryotic translation initiation factor, which produces MAEVETAPAAVAATTPEVAATEGGAAAEAKGPHKLHRQWTFWYDIQSKPKPGAAWGTSLKKAYTFDTVEEFWSLYDQIFRPSKLSGNADFHLFKAGVEPKWEDPECANGGKWTVPCNRKATFETMWLETLMALIGEQFDETDDICGIVASVRQRGDKLALWTRTASNEAVQVNIGKKWKDVIDYNDKITYTFHDDSRRDKPSRGGRYTV